One Weissella ceti DNA window includes the following coding sequences:
- the walK gene encoding cell wall metabolism sensor histidine kinase WalK, with the protein MKRKWKGFNWHRIFSSIYVKIAVVFTLTLLVTLEVIGTFFVKQLENQNLEQLRTQIALKPYVTDSLTEDLSEENYEAMQRMLTSINNPAITEILVVDEHGIIRATNNVNSQDRVGKKSTQADVKAALSGTDYRRTPIELRGDERFQLTIRPLIHAANGQNKTVGVVVVRANLKNVYDNLNNISMIFLSASVLAIVLGFVMAIIISRSLARPITEINDRTIRIAKGDYSGTIEVRTNDEIGQLAQNVNTLASRIEETTNSIDFERRRLDSVLEYMTDGVLATDRRGNINMINSMAARMLGIEDGSDAIGKSILKLLGIQDEYTLRDLLDQQQELMLDLSDTSQTLYLKAYFSLIQRSSGFISGLVIVLHDVTEQYKIENERRQFVSNVSHELRTPLTSVKSYVDALQEGAIEDKELSRNFLSVVEDETARMIRMINDLLELSRMDSSTLKIDQEYVNIGELFNYILDRFDMIIANDEQPEKRYSIARDISAVPIWVELDPSKFTQVVDNVMNNAIKYSPDGGVITAEMVDHGNRVVLGINDQGLGIPAADLKHVFDRFFRVDKARSRAQGGSGLGLAISKEIIERFGGRIWVESVEGKGSTFYISLPYEAYDLGEDDWDE; encoded by the coding sequence ATGAAGCGGAAATGGAAAGGTTTTAATTGGCATCGGATTTTTTCATCCATTTATGTCAAAATTGCGGTAGTTTTCACGTTAACGCTCTTGGTAACGTTAGAAGTTATTGGGACTTTTTTTGTTAAGCAATTAGAAAATCAAAATTTGGAACAATTGCGTACGCAAATTGCTTTGAAACCCTATGTAACAGATTCTTTAACAGAAGACTTGTCGGAAGAAAATTATGAAGCGATGCAACGTATGTTGACGTCTATTAATAATCCGGCGATTACGGAAATTTTAGTTGTGGATGAACATGGTATTATTCGGGCGACTAATAATGTGAATAGTCAAGATCGTGTTGGAAAGAAATCTACGCAGGCAGATGTTAAAGCAGCCTTGTCTGGAACTGATTACCGACGTACGCCGATTGAATTACGTGGGGACGAACGTTTCCAATTGACGATTCGCCCCTTGATTCATGCGGCAAATGGACAAAATAAAACGGTTGGTGTGGTGGTTGTTCGTGCCAATTTAAAGAACGTCTACGATAATTTGAATAATATTTCGATGATTTTCCTTTCAGCCTCTGTTTTGGCGATTGTGTTAGGTTTTGTGATGGCGATTATTATTTCTCGTAGTTTGGCACGGCCGATTACTGAAATTAATGATCGAACGATTCGGATTGCTAAAGGAGATTATTCTGGAACAATCGAAGTTCGTACAAATGACGAAATTGGTCAATTAGCGCAAAATGTTAATACGTTGGCTTCTCGTATCGAAGAAACAACGAATTCAATTGATTTTGAACGTCGTCGTTTGGATTCTGTTTTGGAATACATGACGGATGGTGTTTTGGCAACTGATCGCCGTGGAAACATCAATATGATTAACTCAATGGCTGCGCGTATGTTGGGGATTGAAGACGGAAGCGATGCAATTGGAAAGTCAATTCTGAAGTTGTTGGGTATTCAAGATGAATACACCCTACGTGATTTACTAGATCAGCAACAGGAGTTGATGTTAGACCTCAGTGACACGTCTCAGACGCTGTATTTGAAGGCTTATTTCAGTTTGATTCAACGTTCTTCTGGATTTATTTCAGGGCTTGTAATCGTGTTACATGACGTTACAGAGCAATATAAGATTGAAAATGAACGACGCCAATTCGTGTCTAACGTATCACATGAATTACGTACGCCATTAACATCAGTTAAGTCCTACGTTGATGCGCTGCAAGAAGGGGCAATTGAAGATAAAGAATTGTCTCGCAATTTCTTGAGCGTAGTTGAAGATGAAACAGCACGTATGATCCGTATGATTAATGATTTGCTTGAATTATCACGTATGGATTCATCAACGTTGAAAATTGATCAAGAGTACGTCAATATCGGGGAATTGTTTAACTATATCTTAGACCGTTTTGACATGATTATTGCGAATGATGAACAACCAGAAAAACGTTACTCAATTGCACGAGACATCTCTGCGGTACCAATTTGGGTTGAATTAGATCCATCTAAATTCACGCAGGTGGTTGATAATGTGATGAATAATGCGATTAAGTATTCGCCAGATGGTGGTGTCATTACTGCTGAAATGGTGGATCATGGCAATCGTGTTGTTTTGGGGATTAACGACCAAGGGCTAGGAATTCCAGCTGCGGACTTGAAGCATGTCTTTGATCGTTTCTTCCGTGTTGATAAGGCGCGTTCTCGTGCACAAGGTGGAAGTGGTTTGGGATTAGCGATTTCCAAGGAAATTATTGAGCGTTTTGGTGGTCGTATTTGGGTCGAATCTGTGGAAGGAAAAGGCTCAACTTTCTATATTTCATTGCCTTATGAAGCATATGATTTAGGTGAGGATGATTGGGATGAATAG
- the yycH gene encoding two-component system activity regulator YycH, whose amino-acid sequence MNRRKWRGLLKQYLLIVLLALLVMISLMLSFGIWGTMGERSVYLTSSDTNESEKRLVSEKDVEAVYDFDAVVVNQDKKHKRIMNSRGINREILSALGDWQVENVSAEKMKNNEYLKLLNENDTVLLGYPDQVIGSLVEARLNISVGLTDDDRIDWIQLPMNGKGEIRFFDDRTQDVYRAKVDQSGTALADMQWPSDQTEVEFEWRKERVRINYLKNVKLKTKSYLLDEAEKSNVVSAAFKSTEGTPFIVENDNGDIEYTDGDTRRLVLDSNSGNVSLTEYDNTHIPKLMSNNMSHAYETLVAIKQVPENMYYFEELDEGMKLSYRLYVNGFPMFKSQNFDFGTASVAYEPNRQTIEYSLYSLQVPLPDKDEKTISLGNTKSVMKALRNAGVDTAEVQGTSLGYRWLEYDQERYITLQPGWFVQINNEWLPLSAYTGGM is encoded by the coding sequence ATGAATAGGCGTAAATGGCGTGGTTTATTAAAACAATATCTATTAATTGTGCTGTTGGCTTTGTTGGTCATGATTAGTCTGATGTTGTCGTTTGGTATTTGGGGCACGATGGGGGAACGTTCAGTTTATCTAACCTCATCAGACACTAATGAATCAGAGAAACGCTTGGTATCTGAAAAAGACGTCGAAGCGGTGTATGATTTTGATGCAGTGGTGGTGAACCAAGATAAGAAACACAAGCGCATCATGAATTCTCGTGGAATTAATCGTGAAATTCTATCGGCGTTAGGCGATTGGCAAGTAGAAAATGTTAGCGCTGAAAAAATGAAAAATAACGAGTATCTTAAGTTGCTAAACGAAAATGATACTGTTTTGTTGGGTTACCCGGATCAAGTTATTGGTAGTTTGGTAGAAGCTCGTTTAAACATTAGTGTTGGATTGACAGATGATGATCGTATTGACTGGATTCAATTGCCTATGAATGGAAAAGGTGAAATACGATTCTTTGATGACCGTACACAAGATGTCTATCGAGCCAAAGTTGATCAATCTGGGACGGCTTTAGCAGACATGCAGTGGCCATCTGATCAGACTGAGGTGGAGTTTGAGTGGCGTAAAGAGCGTGTGCGCATTAATTATTTGAAGAATGTTAAATTGAAGACGAAAAGTTATTTATTAGATGAAGCCGAGAAGTCTAATGTTGTTTCTGCTGCTTTCAAATCAACGGAGGGAACACCGTTTATCGTTGAAAACGATAATGGCGACATTGAATATACTGATGGTGATACGCGTCGCTTGGTTTTGGATTCTAATTCAGGGAATGTTTCGTTGACAGAATATGATAATACCCATATTCCTAAGTTAATGAGTAACAATATGTCCCATGCATATGAAACGCTGGTTGCGATTAAACAGGTACCAGAAAATATGTATTATTTTGAAGAATTAGACGAGGGAATGAAGCTCTCATACCGTCTATACGTCAATGGATTCCCGATGTTTAAGTCACAAAATTTTGATTTTGGGACAGCGTCCGTTGCTTATGAACCAAATCGTCAAACAATTGAATACTCGTTGTACAGCTTGCAAGTACCATTGCCTGATAAGGATGAAAAAACAATTTCCTTAGGCAATACGAAGTCAGTTATGAAAGCCTTGCGTAATGCAGGAGTTGACACGGCGGAAGTTCAAGGGACTAGTTTAGGATACCGCTGGTTAGAATACGACCAGGAACGATATATTACTTTGCAACCTGGTTGGTTTGTCCAAATCAATAATGAATGGCTGCCGTTATCAGCGTACACGGGTGGTATGTAA
- the yycI gene encoding two-component system regulatory protein YycI, which yields MNIRKMLWTFFYLFLVVDGILLYQWFSVSDMSADPASAKNIQQEIRMDGIKFGSLDAHVPSGAYYSGNDGGRYLAKQRKRISNDWQVSVKGQKLRAVPKKPVDLGTSRATARKKLESILADDKQIIAGNEYVFDPELSQSDDDSGLHVIVFAQKLDHETFVSTRGQIQFTFDDYYNLKSYTQTYVTNVQRLSDVPAVLSQRSAFLNAYQFNEIANNSVLNWSKLGYATLIDVRGETIYIPIWVFSLTNAAGETNQVQINALNGSLMKD from the coding sequence ATGAATATTCGAAAAATGTTGTGGACCTTTTTCTACTTGTTTTTAGTTGTGGATGGTATTTTACTTTACCAATGGTTTAGCGTGAGTGATATGTCAGCTGACCCAGCATCGGCAAAAAATATTCAACAAGAAATTCGGATGGATGGTATCAAATTTGGGTCATTGGATGCACATGTTCCTTCTGGAGCCTATTATTCTGGGAATGACGGTGGACGTTATTTGGCAAAACAACGCAAGCGTATTTCAAATGATTGGCAGGTCAGTGTAAAAGGACAAAAATTACGTGCAGTACCTAAGAAGCCAGTTGATTTAGGAACGAGTCGTGCTACCGCGCGTAAAAAACTTGAATCAATTTTGGCGGATGATAAGCAAATAATTGCGGGGAATGAATATGTTTTTGATCCTGAATTGAGTCAAAGCGATGACGACTCAGGATTGCACGTGATTGTTTTTGCACAAAAATTAGATCACGAAACGTTTGTTTCGACGCGTGGTCAAATTCAATTTACTTTTGACGATTACTATAATTTGAAAAGTTATACGCAAACCTATGTGACCAATGTGCAGCGACTGAGTGATGTCCCAGCAGTTCTATCACAACGTAGTGCGTTTTTGAATGCTTATCAATTTAACGAGATTGCAAATAATTCTGTTTTGAATTGGAGTAAATTGGGGTATGCGACGTTAATTGACGTTCGGGGTGAAACAATTTATATTCCTATTTGGGTGTTTTCATTAACAAATGCGGCAGGAGAAACAAATCAGGTACAGATTAATGCATTGAATGGTTCTTTGATGAAAGATTGA
- a CDS encoding MBL fold metallo-hydrolase, with protein MLASSSTGNVTYIETPGRKVLLDAGLSGKKIEGLMQEVDRSLKDVDSIFVSHEHSDHIAGVGVLSRKYGMDIYANEKTWAAMAPKIGKIAPEHIKFFEPGQVLDLGDLDVESYSVSHDAADPQFYAFHHENKTFAALTDTGYANDQMLSALQNADALLFEANHDYEMLRMGGYAWSLKQRILSDKGHLSNEDGAIALSQVIGRQTKNVFLGHLSQENNQQELAYLTVKDILESRDFAVNHDFLMHNTEPLQASRLMDI; from the coding sequence ATGTTGGCATCAAGTAGCACAGGAAATGTCACGTATATTGAGACACCTGGTAGAAAAGTGCTGCTAGATGCTGGTTTATCTGGTAAAAAAATTGAAGGCTTAATGCAAGAAGTGGATCGTTCATTGAAGGATGTTGATTCTATTTTTGTGAGTCATGAACATTCTGATCATATTGCAGGGGTTGGTGTGCTATCACGAAAATATGGCATGGATATTTATGCGAACGAAAAAACTTGGGCAGCAATGGCACCTAAGATTGGTAAAATTGCACCAGAGCACATCAAGTTCTTTGAGCCAGGGCAAGTGTTAGACTTAGGTGATTTGGATGTGGAAAGTTATTCTGTCTCGCATGATGCTGCGGACCCACAATTTTATGCTTTTCATCACGAAAATAAAACATTTGCGGCGTTGACGGATACGGGTTATGCGAATGATCAAATGTTATCAGCGTTACAGAATGCGGATGCGTTGTTGTTCGAGGCAAACCATGATTATGAGATGTTACGCATGGGTGGTTATGCGTGGTCATTGAAGCAACGTATCTTAAGTGATAAGGGGCATTTGTCGAATGAAGATGGCGCAATTGCGCTATCACAAGTTATTGGTAGACAAACAAAGAATGTTTTCTTAGGGCATTTAAGCCAAGAAAATAATCAGCAAGAATTAGCTTATTTAACGGTCAAAGATATTTTAGAATCGCGTGATTTTGCTGTAAATCATGATTTTTTAATGCATAATACTGAACCGTTACAAGCTTCTCGTCTAATGGACATTTAA
- a CDS encoding S1C family serine protease, translating to MKKTMSTVVVAVLAGLVGGGSAVGIATYYGMGTTSPKVTQPNTKVADSAVKDDSQATKAFKNVSGAVVSVINLQGGRSGDELLETASEGSGVIYKSKGKDAYVVTNNHVVDGSRKIQILMQDGTKESATLVGTDVETDLAVLKISNSSVTKVAEFANSDQLQPGETALAIGSPLGSEYATSVTEGIISAPKREIESHTPDGQRLGKATVIQTDAAINPGNSGGALVNLAGQVVGINSMKLAQSQSGTAVEGMGFAIPANTVVQIIEALEKDGKVTRPSLGISLFDISNIAAEDQQDILQLPKKVKSGVVIMKTERNGSAARAGLKKFDVITKLNDVDVADASDLRNALYQFNVGDTITVTYYRDGKEQTLQMKLQSN from the coding sequence ATGAAAAAAACAATGAGTACAGTGGTTGTTGCTGTCTTGGCTGGTTTAGTTGGTGGTGGGAGTGCTGTTGGGATTGCGACGTACTATGGTATGGGCACGACATCACCAAAAGTAACGCAACCAAATACGAAGGTGGCGGATTCTGCAGTTAAGGATGACTCACAAGCAACTAAGGCGTTTAAAAACGTCTCAGGAGCTGTTGTGTCGGTTATTAACTTGCAGGGTGGACGTTCGGGGGATGAGTTGTTAGAAACAGCGTCTGAAGGGTCAGGTGTTATTTATAAGAGTAAAGGTAAAGATGCCTATGTTGTGACCAATAATCACGTGGTAGATGGATCACGAAAGATTCAAATCTTGATGCAAGATGGGACTAAAGAATCTGCAACGTTAGTTGGGACTGATGTTGAAACTGATTTGGCAGTCTTAAAGATTTCTAATTCAAGTGTCACTAAGGTAGCTGAATTTGCTAATTCAGATCAACTGCAACCAGGTGAAACAGCTTTGGCGATTGGGTCACCTCTAGGTTCTGAATATGCAACCTCTGTCACAGAAGGAATTATTTCAGCGCCTAAGCGTGAAATTGAGAGTCATACACCGGATGGACAACGGTTAGGAAAGGCAACTGTTATTCAAACTGATGCGGCCATTAACCCAGGTAATTCTGGCGGAGCTTTGGTTAATTTGGCGGGGCAAGTTGTTGGCATTAATTCAATGAAGTTGGCACAATCTCAATCAGGAACTGCAGTAGAAGGGATGGGGTTTGCTATTCCGGCCAATACGGTGGTGCAGATTATTGAAGCGCTTGAAAAGGATGGTAAAGTAACACGTCCTAGTCTAGGTATATCTCTGTTTGATATCAGTAACATTGCGGCTGAAGATCAACAAGACATTTTGCAATTACCAAAGAAGGTTAAGTCGGGTGTTGTGATTATGAAGACCGAACGTAATGGTTCTGCTGCGCGTGCCGGATTGAAGAAGTTTGACGTTATTACAAAGTTGAATGATGTTGATGTAGCAGACGCAAGTGACTTGCGAAATGCATTGTACCAATTCAATGTAGGTGACACGATTACGGTGACTTATTATCGTGATGGTAAGGAACAAACTTTGCAAATGAAACTACAGTCAAATTAG
- a CDS encoding DUF1934 domain-containing protein — protein sequence MPQELPIAIKAISKIQQENQQETIETLVNGTITEMPTASYIRYVEETVVDDTTWQTNVTIKLAHDNTIQIRRSGAADARLTFDLTQPTTTHYRTAAGNLLFDIHTSELTMDIEAGTAHLAYALKTGEETLGTYDFTLAFSRI from the coding sequence ATGCCACAAGAATTACCAATTGCGATTAAAGCTATCAGCAAAATCCAACAAGAAAACCAACAGGAAACTATCGAAACTCTGGTAAACGGAACAATCACCGAAATGCCAACTGCTAGCTATATCCGTTATGTGGAAGAAACAGTTGTGGACGACACAACCTGGCAAACCAATGTCACAATTAAGCTGGCACATGATAATACGATCCAAATTCGCCGTTCTGGCGCAGCTGATGCTCGTCTAACATTCGATTTGACACAACCTACAACCACACATTATCGCACCGCCGCAGGTAACCTATTATTTGACATTCATACATCTGAACTAACCATGGATATTGAGGCCGGCACTGCACATTTGGCGTATGCATTAAAAACAGGCGAAGAGACTTTAGGTACTTATGACTTCACCTTAGCTTTTTCACGCATTTAA
- a CDS encoding HD domain-containing protein has protein sequence MGMNKETVFRDPVLNSVVVKDQVILDLIGTTEFQRLRRIKQLGSANAVFHGAEHSRFSHSLGVYEIARRFEEQLTALHATKTPGDGLWDPSERIVLLAAALLHDLGHGPYSHTFEHIFGTNHEDYTRMIITEEGTEINAVLREYDQDLPAKVAAVINKTYPNKQVVQLISSQIDADRMDYLLRDAYYTGATYGEFDLSRITRMMRPYQNGIAFEEKGLYAIEDYVVSRYQMYVQVYFHPVARALETILTKLLERAKFLFEQDVNETRIDKDFISLELQTVFEQREGIPVSEYLKLDDSVMLADINRWRFHSDPVLADLAKRFLDRKPLKSIEVTDETRDLLPALRDLIETAGFSVKYYTAENDSFDQPYSDHQLQGSSQRTQIELMAQDGSRTDLSDRSAVVAALMGRAFGDTRFFFPKEMMKTDMTDDLMAAVYAEFQSYIHNGRLVALDSVDVKE, from the coding sequence ATGGGTATGAATAAAGAAACAGTCTTTCGAGATCCTGTATTAAACTCAGTTGTCGTCAAAGATCAAGTTATTTTGGATTTAATTGGCACGACTGAATTTCAACGATTGCGACGTATTAAACAATTAGGAAGTGCCAATGCGGTCTTTCACGGCGCAGAACATTCACGTTTTTCACATTCACTAGGTGTTTACGAAATTGCTCGTCGTTTTGAAGAACAATTAACAGCGCTGCACGCTACTAAAACGCCTGGTGATGGTCTGTGGGATCCCTCAGAACGCATTGTACTATTAGCAGCTGCATTATTGCATGATTTAGGGCATGGACCTTACTCACATACCTTTGAACATATCTTTGGGACAAATCATGAAGATTACACACGTATGATTATTACTGAAGAAGGAACAGAAATTAATGCTGTTTTGCGCGAGTATGATCAAGATTTGCCAGCTAAGGTAGCTGCGGTTATTAATAAAACGTATCCAAATAAACAAGTTGTGCAATTGATTTCTAGTCAGATTGATGCTGACCGCATGGATTATCTTTTGCGCGATGCATATTATACTGGTGCCACGTATGGTGAATTTGATTTAAGTCGAATTACACGTATGATGCGCCCATATCAAAATGGCATTGCTTTTGAAGAAAAAGGGTTATACGCGATTGAAGATTATGTTGTGTCGCGGTACCAAATGTATGTGCAGGTCTACTTCCATCCAGTTGCGCGAGCTTTGGAGACGATTTTGACAAAACTGTTAGAGCGTGCCAAGTTCTTGTTTGAACAAGACGTGAACGAAACACGTATTGATAAAGATTTCATTTCGCTCGAACTCCAAACGGTATTTGAACAACGAGAAGGTATTCCCGTATCCGAATATTTGAAGTTAGATGACAGTGTCATGTTGGCAGATATTAATCGTTGGCGTTTCCATTCAGATCCGGTCCTGGCTGATCTAGCGAAGCGTTTCTTAGATCGTAAACCACTCAAGTCTATTGAAGTGACAGATGAAACGCGTGACTTATTGCCAGCGTTGCGTGATTTGATTGAAACGGCGGGCTTCTCCGTAAAGTACTATACGGCTGAGAATGATAGTTTTGATCAACCTTACAGTGATCACCAGCTACAGGGGTCAAGTCAGCGTACGCAAATCGAATTGATGGCACAAGATGGTTCGCGAACTGATTTGTCAGATCGTAGCGCTGTGGTGGCGGCTTTGATGGGGCGTGCGTTTGGAGACACACGTTTCTTCTTCCCTAAAGAAATGATGAAAACAGATATGACGGATGACTTGATGGCAGCGGTTTACGCTGAATTTCAAAGTTATATCCATAATGGTCGCCTAGTTGCGTTAGATAGTGTTGATGTGAAAGAATGA
- a CDS encoding Cof-type HAD-IIB family hydrolase, translated as MIKLVTIDIDDTLVNSAKEITPRVKAAVQAATAAGVKIVLTTGRPITGVQAYLDELGLNNRDDQFVATYNGAMVQTTSGKTIGGNPLDHASYVKLANWAVENNYYIQVESSAEAFTPSRKVNPAASGENYMVKMPLNIVDVADMDPELAYVKFMFIEPADRLQQVREDLAKTNFADEFTFVQSSTEFLEVLNQSANKGNALRALAQHLDIDMADTMAIGDQANDLTMIEAAGLGVAMGNAVPAIKDAAQAETTTQNEDGVGVALEKFVLA; from the coding sequence ATGATTAAACTAGTAACGATTGATATTGATGATACATTGGTAAACTCTGCCAAAGAAATTACACCACGTGTTAAAGCGGCAGTCCAAGCAGCTACGGCAGCAGGGGTGAAGATTGTTTTGACAACAGGACGTCCAATTACTGGTGTACAAGCTTACTTGGATGAATTGGGATTGAACAATCGTGATGATCAATTCGTGGCAACGTACAATGGGGCTATGGTGCAAACAACTTCAGGTAAGACAATTGGTGGAAATCCATTGGACCACGCTTCATACGTTAAGTTGGCTAACTGGGCAGTTGAAAACAACTACTACATTCAAGTTGAAAGTTCAGCAGAAGCATTTACGCCAAGTCGTAAGGTTAATCCAGCTGCTAGTGGTGAAAACTACATGGTTAAGATGCCATTGAACATTGTAGACGTTGCAGATATGGATCCGGAACTAGCTTACGTGAAGTTCATGTTCATTGAGCCAGCGGATCGTCTACAACAAGTACGTGAAGATTTGGCCAAGACAAACTTTGCAGACGAATTTACATTCGTACAATCAAGTACAGAATTCCTTGAAGTGTTGAATCAATCAGCCAACAAGGGAAATGCATTGCGTGCTTTGGCGCAACACTTGGATATTGATATGGCTGATACAATGGCAATTGGTGACCAAGCAAATGACCTAACAATGATCGAAGCTGCAGGGCTTGGTGTTGCAATGGGTAACGCTGTGCCAGCTATCAAGGATGCTGCTCAAGCAGAAACAACAACACAAAATGAAGATGGTGTAGGTGTTGCGCTAGAAAAGTTTGTGTTAGCTTAA
- the rpoE gene encoding DNA-directed RNA polymerase subunit delta — MAITQFEGQNTAELSMIEVARAILSDRHETMAFSDLLNEVQSFTGKTDDEIRARLAQFYTDLNIDGSFISLGDNVWGLRSWYPIDSIDEAVHLDLEEEEATAKPKKKRKKINAFLADVADDDDVIDYNDDDPEDDDFGAVETSKDDADDADAADDDSDDDSDDDFDEVAGGIGEEIGGIAPVDDDYGSGDIEK, encoded by the coding sequence TTGGCGATTACACAATTTGAAGGTCAAAACACAGCAGAGCTATCTATGATTGAAGTGGCACGGGCAATTTTGTCTGACCGTCACGAGACTATGGCGTTCTCTGATTTGTTAAATGAAGTTCAATCATTTACGGGAAAGACGGATGACGAAATCCGCGCCCGTTTGGCACAATTCTATACTGATTTAAATATTGACGGGTCATTTATCTCATTGGGAGATAATGTTTGGGGGCTACGTTCATGGTATCCAATCGATTCTATTGACGAAGCTGTCCACTTGGACCTTGAAGAAGAAGAAGCAACTGCAAAGCCTAAGAAGAAGCGTAAGAAGATTAACGCCTTCTTGGCTGACGTTGCGGATGATGACGATGTGATCGACTACAATGATGACGATCCTGAAGATGATGACTTTGGTGCGGTTGAAACGTCAAAGGATGACGCAGACGATGCAGATGCAGCGGATGATGATTCAGATGACGATTCAGACGACGACTTTGATGAAGTTGCTGGCGGAATCGGTGAAGAAATTGGTGGAATTGCACCAGTTGATGACGATTACGGTTCAGGTGACATCGAAAAGTAG
- a CDS encoding CTP synthase, whose amino-acid sequence MATKYIFVTGGVVSSLGKGIVAASLGRLLKNRGLKIAVQKFDPYINIDPGTMSPYQHGETFVTYDGLETDLDLGHYERFIDIAVNRYSNFTAGRIYSEVLEKERRGDYEGATVQVIPHITNMLKEKMMMAGTTTDADIVITEVGGTVGDIESLPFVEALRQMKREVGEENVFYIHTSLIPFLRAAGEAKTKPTQHSVAELRSLGIQPDMLVVRTENPISQDMRDKLALFTDVAPEAVIESLDVDILYQVVLNMQEQGMDDVVLKGLHLDAPAADMTDWTNMVDGIRNLSNKVKVALVGKYADLQDAYISVNEALRAGGYAIDTAVEINAINSELINEDNVEEYLADADAVMVPGGFGTRGTEGKLAAIKYARVNNVPFLGVCLGMQLATVEFARNVLGYEGANSIELDPETNHPIIALMNDQKTVTNIGGTLRLGLYSEMIKEGTKAFELYGEQEVQHRHRHRYEFNINFKDVFEEAGMVFSATSPDGTLMEMIELPENDFFMAAQAHPEFQSRPNHAEPLYAGLIKAALEQKMAKN is encoded by the coding sequence ATGGCAACTAAGTATATTTTCGTTACAGGTGGGGTTGTTTCATCACTAGGTAAAGGAATTGTCGCAGCATCATTAGGACGTTTGTTGAAGAACCGTGGTTTGAAGATTGCTGTTCAAAAGTTTGATCCATACATCAACATCGATCCAGGGACAATGTCACCATACCAACACGGTGAAACTTTCGTTACTTACGATGGTTTGGAAACTGACTTGGACTTAGGTCACTACGAACGTTTTATTGACATCGCGGTTAACCGTTACTCAAACTTTACTGCTGGACGTATTTACTCAGAAGTATTGGAAAAGGAACGTCGTGGAGATTACGAAGGAGCAACTGTTCAAGTGATTCCTCACATCACTAACATGTTGAAGGAAAAGATGATGATGGCCGGTACTACTACTGATGCTGACATCGTGATTACTGAAGTTGGTGGAACGGTTGGAGATATTGAATCATTGCCATTCGTTGAAGCTTTGCGTCAAATGAAGCGTGAAGTAGGGGAAGAAAATGTCTTCTACATCCACACATCATTGATTCCATTCTTGCGCGCCGCAGGAGAAGCCAAGACTAAGCCTACACAACACTCAGTTGCTGAATTGCGTTCACTAGGTATCCAACCAGACATGTTGGTTGTTCGTACTGAAAACCCAATTTCACAAGACATGCGTGACAAGTTGGCTTTGTTTACAGACGTTGCTCCAGAAGCTGTTATCGAATCATTGGACGTTGATATTCTTTACCAAGTTGTTTTGAACATGCAAGAACAAGGTATGGATGACGTTGTATTGAAGGGATTGCACTTGGATGCACCTGCTGCAGATATGACTGACTGGACAAACATGGTCGATGGTATCCGTAACTTGTCAAACAAGGTGAAGGTTGCGTTGGTTGGTAAGTACGCTGACTTGCAAGATGCATACATTTCAGTTAACGAAGCTTTGCGTGCTGGTGGATACGCTATCGATACTGCTGTTGAAATCAATGCGATTAACTCAGAATTGATCAACGAAGATAACGTTGAAGAATACCTAGCAGATGCTGACGCAGTTATGGTCCCTGGTGGATTTGGAACTCGTGGGACTGAAGGTAAGCTTGCGGCAATCAAGTACGCTCGTGTGAACAATGTGCCATTCCTTGGTGTATGTTTGGGTATGCAATTGGCAACAGTTGAATTTGCTCGTAACGTTCTAGGATACGAAGGGGCTAACTCAATTGAATTGGATCCTGAAACAAACCACCCAATCATCGCTTTGATGAACGATCAAAAGACAGTGACAAACATTGGTGGAACACTACGTTTGGGATTGTACTCAGAAATGATCAAGGAAGGGACTAAGGCGTTCGAACTTTACGGAGAACAAGAAGTTCAACACCGTCATCGTCACCGTTATGAATTTAACATTAACTTCAAGGATGTCTTTGAAGAAGCTGGAATGGTATTCTCAGCAACTTCACCTGATGGAACTTTGATGGAAATGATTGAATTACCAGAAAATGATTTCTTCATGGCTGCGCAAGCGCACCCTGAATTCCAATCACGTCCAAACCATGCGGAACCTTTGTACGCTGGCTTGATCAAGGCTGCTTTGGAACAAAAGATGGCTAAGAACTAA